A window of the Henckelia pumila isolate YLH828 chromosome 3, ASM3356847v2, whole genome shotgun sequence genome harbors these coding sequences:
- the LOC140891874 gene encoding large ribosomal subunit protein uL24z, which translates to MKFNPRVSSSRRKSRKAHFSAPSSVRRVIMSAPLSGDLRTKHNVRSMPVRKDDEVQVVRGTYKGREGKVVQVYRKKWVIHVERITREKVNGSTVNVGIHPSKVVITKLRIDKDRKSLLDRKAKGRAAADKDKGSKFTAEDIMQTID; encoded by the coding sequence ATGAAATTCAATCCCCGAGTGTCCTCCTCACGGCGCAAGAGCCGGAAGGCTCACTTCTCTGCGCCGTCCAGCGTTCGCCGTGTTATAATGAGCGCGCCGCTCTCCGGTGACCTCAGAACGAAGCACAACGTCCGGTCCATGCCCGTCCGCAAGGACGACGAAGTCCAGGTTGTGCGTGGAACCTACAAGGGGCGCGAGGGGAAAGTAGTGCAGGTGTACCGTAAGAAATGGGTCATCCACGTGGAGCGGATCACCCGTGAGAAGGTGAACGGATCCACCGTAAACGTCGGCATTCACCCTTCGAAGGTTGTTATTACCAAGCTCCGAATCGACAAGGACCGCAAGTCTCTCCTCGATCGCAAGGCGAAGGGACGCGCCGCCGCAGATAAGGATAAGGGCTCTAAGTTCACGGCTGAGGATATTATGCAAACCATCGATTGA
- the LOC140891541 gene encoding mitochondrial outer membrane protein porin 2, whose amino-acid sequence MSKGPGIFSDIGKKAKDLLMKDYLSDHKFSVSTCTESGVALTTSTVNKGGYSSGDVAAQYKHKNIFADVKVDTESNIAATLTFSDIVPSSRTIATLKYPNYESGKLEIQYFHPHASLTAAVGMNQTPPIDVSLTLGTPMVALGAEAGYDTTSGKLTKYTAGISVTKPDSCASVLVSDKGDTIKASYVHYIDQLKKSAAVGEITRKFSTNENTFAIGGSYAIDSLTLMKMKLNNHGIVGTVLQHEFIRKSLVTVSSEFDTKFLDKTPRFGLSLALKP is encoded by the exons ATGAGCAAGGGACCGGGAATCTTCTCAGATATTGGAAAGAAAGCCAAAG ATCTGCTGATGAAGGACTATCTTTCTGATCACAAATTCTCTGTATCCACCTGCACTGAATCCGGAGTG GCCCTGACTACATCAACTGTGAACAAAGGAGGCTACTCCTCTGGCGATGTGGCAGCACAATACAAGCACAAAAATATCTTTGCTGATGTCAAAGTGGACACGGAATCAAAT ATTGCAGCAACTCTGACTTTTTCTGATATCGTGCCCTCGTCAAGGACCATTGCCACCCTAAAATATCCCAATTATGAATCCGGCAAG CTGGAAATTCAGTACTTCCACCCTCATGCATCCCTCACTGCAGCTGTTGGTATGAATCAGACCCCTCCAATTGATGTTTCATTGACCCTCGGTACCCCCATGGTTGCTTTGGGCGCTGAGGCTGGTTATGACACCACTTCTGGTAAATTAACAAAATACACAGCTGGCATCTCTGTGACAAAACCCGATTCTTGTGCTTCAGTACTTGT GAGCGACAAAGGAGACACCATAAAGGCATCATATGTGCACTACATTGATCAGTTGAAGAAGAGTGCCGCTGTGGGAGAGATTACCAGAAAATTCTCGACGAATGAGAATACATTTGCTATTGGAGGATCCTACGCCATCGACAGCCTGACTCTTATGAAAATGAAGCTCAACAATCATGGCATAGTGGGGACAGTTTTGCAGCACGAGTTCATTCGAAAATCATTGGTGACTGTATCCAGTGAATTTGACACCAAGTTTTTGGATAAAACTCCAAGATTTGGTCTATCACTGGCTCTGAAGCCTTGA